Proteins from a genomic interval of Watersipora subatra chromosome 10, tzWatSuba1.1, whole genome shotgun sequence:
- the LOC137405868 gene encoding uncharacterized protein, giving the protein MKKKYGYAIVNSGEKAIVYNLEGQARLVDGPQRIFLWREKIEMLKRFTASQSEYLIVKFRDGRVEHFNGPCSMFRVPTLHDTIRVRKAITLDAHEAIVVYRHNGDASERTVERHLIYGPKMVVPKSNEWLHTFCWHGVDPENKTRYIAASNKFTKLRLVPDQFYYNVDEIRTSDNGLVRVKLMIFHEIHDVNAMISATDDPIGDIISCICADVTSFTASRTYADFVESSAELNDLGNYPHLTTMCKASGIRVTKVVFRGYFAAPTIQSCHDEAIDKRTGLQLKFEKEQQSQEMQDRELSSERERIARAHQLEIDQLKQKQKLESTQEKHRLALEARKETDDLERKNADRAAQLAHAKAKMDHTIAHYEQLRSLGVDLTQYILNEAAIPEKVTKIVSGKEGRANPSPNIHFHMGSSNHNVAL; this is encoded by the exons ATGAAGAAAAAGTATGGATATGCTATCGTGAACAGCGGTGAAAAG GCCATAGTTTACAATTTGGAAGGACAGGCTCGGCTCGTGGATGGCCCACAAAGGATCTTTTTGTGGAGGGAAAAGATTGAAATGCTAAAGAGATTTACAGCGAGTCAGTCAGAATATTTGATAGTCAAGTTCCGAGACGGTAGAGTTGAGCATTTCAACGG ACCGTGTTCCATGTTTCGTGTACCCACCTTGCACGATACTATTCGTGTGCGTAAAGCTATCACTTTGGATGCGCATGAAGCTATAGTTGTGTACCGCCACAATGGTGATGCTAGTGAAAGAACTGTGGAAAGGCATCTCATCTACGGACCGAAGATGGTTGTACCAAAGTCTAATGAGTG GCTGCACACATTCTGTTGGCACGGAGTTGACCCTGAGAATAAGACGAGGTACATCGCTGCCTCAAATAAGTTCACCAAACTTCGTCTTGTCCCTGACCAGTTCTACTACAAC GTGGATGAGATAAGGACCTCTGACAATGGCCTTGTTAGGGTCAAGctcatgatatttcatgaaatTCATGATGTCAATGCCATG ATAAGCGCCACTGATGATCCCATCGGTGATATCATTAGCTGCATTTGCGCTGATGTCACATCTTTTACAGCCAGTAGAAC ATATGCAGACTTTGTGGAGAGTTCTGCTGAACTAAATGACCTAGGAAACTACCCTCACCTGACAACCATGTGCAAAGCCAGTGGCATCCGTGTGACTAAAGTTGTCTTTAGGGGGTATTTCGCGGCCCCCACAATTCAGTCTTGCCACGATGAGGCTATCGACAAAAGAACAGGCTTGCAGCTGAAG TTTGAGAAGGAGCAACAGTCACAAGAAATGCAAGACCGAGAGCTTTCATCAGAGAGAGAGCGTATAGCTCGAGCACACCAGCTGGAGATAGACCAGCTCAAGCAGAAACAAAAGCTTGAGAGTACGCAGGAGAAACACAGGCTAGCTTTAGAGGCCAGGAAAGAGACTGATGACCTGGAGAGAAAGAATGCTGATAGAGCTGCTCAGCTCGCG CATGCTAAGGCTAAGATGGACCACACAATTGCTCACTATGAACAGCTCAGATCACTAGGTGTTGACTTGACTCAATATATTTTGAATGAGGCAGCCATCCCCGAAAAGGTTACAAAGATTGTATCAGGCAAGGAGGGAAGGGCTAACCCATCACCTAACATTCACTTTCATATGGGCAGTTCTAATCACAATGTGGCTTTATAG
- the LOC137407017 gene encoding uncharacterized protein PFD1115c-like, translating to MYELSLLVQGPAGKSRVLVRLNHWCDDLNWDVQVVTGDVQVVTGSDRGCTGSDRGCTGSDRGCTGSDRRCTGSDRGCTGSDRRCTGSDRGCTGSDKDVQVVSGDVQVVTGDVQVVTEDVQVVSGSDRGCTGSDRGCTGSDRGCTGSDRGCTGSDRECTGSVRDVQVVTGDVQVVTGDVQVVTGDVQIVTGDVQVVSGNVQVVSGDVQVVTGMYR from the exons ATGTATGAACTCAGCTTGTTGGTGCAAGGTCCTGCTGGTAAAAGCAGAGTGCTGGTGCGACTCAACCACTGGTGTGATGATCTGAATTG GGATGTTCAGGTAGTGACAGGGGATGTACAGGTAGTGACAG GTAGTGACAGGGGATGTACAGGTAGTGACAGGGGATGTACAGGTAGTGACAGGGGATGTACAGGTAGTGACAGGAGATGTACGGGTAGTGACAGGGGATGTACAGGTAGTGACAGGAGATGTACGGGTAGTGACAGGGGATGTACAGGTAGTGACAAGGATGTACAGGTAGTGTCAGGGGATGTACAGGTAGTGACAGGGGATGTACAGGTAGTGACAGAGGATGTACAGGTAGTGTCAGGAAG TGACAGGGGATGTACAGGTAGTGACAGAGGATGTACAGGTAGTGACAGGGGATGTACAGGTAGTGACAGGGGTTGTACAGGTAGTGACAGGGAATGTACAGGTAGCGTCAGGGATGTACAGGTAGTGACAGGGGATGTACAGGTAGTGACAGGGGATGTACAGGTAGTGACAGGGGATGTACAGATAGTGACAGGGGATGTACAGGTAGTGTCAGGGAATGTACAGGTAGTGTCAGGGGATGTACAGGTAGTGACAGGGATGTACAGGTAG
- the LOC137406355 gene encoding uncharacterized protein, translating to MMMNSKTLMDRYHEALKSHYKKGMNTKEIAASIGVTHGIWRSVRTTQRHLNKLGLVNKGVESSLDTIIFAIKEIIYSSDEYQGYVAIWKTLRKEFGLLVRRKTVIDILSIIDAGRATRPRRTRIKRRVHREANEENQLQLQNYLEIDTVPIWVTEKETAG from the exons ATGATGATGAATTCGAAGACGCTTATGGACAGAT atcATGAAGCCCTGAAAAGCCATTACAAGAAGGGGATGAACACAAAGGAGATTGCTGCATCAATCGGAGTTACACATGGAATATGGCGCAG TGTTAGAACTACGCAGCGGCACCTCAACAAATTAGGATTAGTGAATAAAGGAGTGGAATCCTCACTAGATACCATAATATTTGCGATCAAGGAGATTATATACAGTTCTGACGAGTATCAAGGATATGTTGCCATATGGAAAACTTTACGTAAAGAGTTTGGCCTACTGGTGCGAAG GAAAACAGTGATTGATATTCTCTCCATTATTGATGCTGGAAGAGCTACAAGGCCGAGGAGAACTCGAATAAAACGTAGAGTGCATCGTGAGGCTAATG AGGAAAATCAACTCCAGCTTCAAAACTACTTGGAGATAGATACCGTACCTATCTGGGTTACGGAGAAGGAAACAGCCGGTTAA
- the LOC137407018 gene encoding protein FAM200A-like, translated as MSDLAFLVDICGHLNDLNLKLQGKNKTIINTLPAVQAFFHKLELFLVDVQELCNLKVTDIDEIEEGFYLKASTKAEYPQLAQLGRWLYTVFAATYICESAFSYMNNIKSKLRSTLTQDHLCQLLRIACCSREQDYQEIMSSHKQSHVSH; from the exons ATGAGTGACCTTGCCTTCCTTGTTGACATCTGTGGCCATTTGAATGATTTGAACCTCAAGCTTCAAGGGAAGAACAAGACTATCATTAATACACTACCAGCTGTTCAAGCCTTCTTCcataagttggagttgtttcTAGTGGATGTGCAAG AGTTGTGTAACCTCAAAGTTACAGATATAGATGAAATTGAGGAGGGGTTCtacttgaaagcttcaacaaaggcTGAATATCCACAGCTTGCTCAACTAGGAAGATGGTTGTACACTGTGTTTGCTGccacatatatatgtgaatcagcattttcatacatgaataatatcaaGAGCAAGTTGAGATCCACTTTGACTCAAGATCACTTGTGTCAGCTCCTAAGAATAGCATGCTGCAGTAGAGAGCAAGACTACCAAGAGATAATGAGCAGCCATAAACAATCCCATGTATCTCACTAA